TGCGGCCTGAGTTGCGTCAACAGATTGTGCTGCGAACGCGCCAAATGAAAGCATGGACAGAACGCTCAGGGTTGCAACGGTAGTTTTAATTTTCATCATCTCACCTCATCGTATTCTTTTATCAGTTCCAACGAACTGTGACTTAGTTCACGGAAATGAGTATACAGCTAGTAACGCGAAAAATTAATAGTTCGCTAACAGTTTCTAGTGAAACTTTAACCTCGTGATCCCTATTTTTTATAACTGTAAGGAATAAAAAACGCTTATAAAACGATCTTTTGATGTTAAATTTATGTAATTTCAATGAGGTAAGTGCTTTTGACCAAAAGTGCGGAAGATCACAGTCGGTACTGCTGGTTACATGTAGATGTCATGGAAATGTGTTGCTGAGGGATAAAAAAGCAGTGTTAAACGCGGCTGAGGGCAGGAAAGGTTACGTGAGGGTTAAAGCAGCGCTAACAAAATGCGGGCTACAGCCGCACTTTGTTAGCACCAGGTTTCACAGCTCTTGCTCGAACACGCCCAGAATAGCTTCATGCAGTTTCTGGGCGGTAAAGCCGCTGGACGGGGTGACGAAAATCGTATCGTCGCCGGCAATCGTGCCGAGGATGCCCTGGGATTTACCCAATGAGTCGAGCAGGCGGGCGATCAGCTGCGCGGCGCCCGGGCTGGTGTGGATCACCACGACGGCGTCGTTATGGTCGACGTCCAGCACCAGATTTTTCAACGGGCTGGTGGTGGTCGGCACGCCGAGTTCGGCAGGAAGGCAATACACCATTTCCATTTTGGCATTGCGCGTACGTACCGCGCCGAACTTGGTCAGCATGCGCGATACTTTGGATTGGTTAATGTTTTCGAAGCCTTCTTCTTGCAGCGCCAAAACGATCTCGCCTTGAGAACTGAATTTTTCTTCTTTCAATAACGCTTTGAACGTCTTGATCAGATCTTCCTGTTTTGCGGGATTACGCATTTTGCACCGTGGAATGTTGATAGTGGAAGTCATGATTATGCATATAGATGAATTTTTATGCAACAAAGGCCGACCCAAAGAAAATAAACATGACCGGGCGGCGAGGAAAGGGCGGCATTTTAACAAAATCCGGCCGCGATGAATATGCCCTTTTGACGACGGAAAATCGGCCTGCGGTGGTAAATAAAATGTTATTAAAATGATGTTGTTCTGATGTTGCGTAAGGGTGTAATGTAACGGCCGGTTAACTTGCTCGTGAATAACCTCGCACTATTTTTGATTAGTGTGCGCTATGCCCTTCATGCGTAAGCGATTTAATCTAAAATGGGCGCGACAGCGGCCGTTTTATTACACCGGCAGGCAAGAATTGGCTAATTTATTGTTTTGAAAGGTGTAATGACTTAAGGTCCGTAACCAACACATTCACGGCGCTTTATATATTTAAGATAATAAAGGAGTATAGGATGAAAGTTGCAGTTCTCGGTGCTGCTGGCGGTATCGGCCAGGCCCTCGCCCTTCTACTCAAAACCCAGCTTCCTTCAGGTTCTGAACTCTCTCTCTACGACATTGCCCCCGTTACCCCAGGCGTTGCCGTCGACTTAAGCCACATCCCAACCGCAGTTAAAATCAAAGGCTTCAGCGGCGAAGACGCGACCCCGGCTCTGCACGGTGCGGACGTGGTGCTGATTTCTGCCGGCGTGGCTCGTAAGCCAGGCATGGATCGCTCTGACCTGTTCAACGTTAACGCCGGCATCGTGCGTAACCTGATTGAGCAAGTGGCGAAAACCTGCCCGAAAGCCTGCATCGGCATCATCACCAACCCGGTTAACACTACGGTCGCCATCGCGGCGGAAGTGCTGAAAAAAGCCGGCGTTTACGACAAGAACAAACTGTTCGGCGTGACTTCGCTGGATATCATCCGTTCCAATACCTTCGTGGCCGAGCTGAAAGGCAAGCAGCCGGAAGAGCTGAACGTGCCGGTTATCGGTGGCCACTCTGGCGTGACCATCCTGCCTCTGTTGTCGCAGATCCCTGGCGTGAGCTTCACCGAGCAGGAAGTGGCCGATCTGACCAAGCGCATTCAGAATGCCGGCACCGAAGTGGTGGAGGCCAAAGCCGGTGGCGGGTCTGCAACGCTGTCCATGGGCCAGGCGGCCGCACGTTTCGGTCTGTCTCTGGTGCGTGCGCTGCAGGGCGAGAAAGGCGTAGTGGAATGCGCTTACGTTGAAGGCGACGGCAAATACGCTCGCTTCTTCGCACAGCCGTTGGTACTGGGCAAAAACGGCGTTGAAGAACGTAAAGATATCGGCACTCTGAGCGCCTTCGAGCAGAAAGCGCTGGACGAGATGCTGGACGTGCTGCACAAAGATATCGAACTGGGCGAGAAGTTCATCAATAACTGATTGCCGCCGATAGTCAGCCGATAAACGCCGCCGGACGCTGTTCCGGCGGTTTTTTTTTGCTTAGCGTTCACGATTTGATGCGAGCCTTGCGATCCAGCAGGCAATCATTGTGCGGATCGTAATAACGGCTTGGCCAGATCTCCGAAGGGTGGATGCCTATCGCTTCGGCGATCAGCCATTCCCCTTTTGGCCACGGGCGCGACAGCGCGTTGGCCAGCGTTGATGAGCTTAATCCGGCCTTGCGCGACACTGCCGCCAGCGTGGTGCCCTGCTTGCGTAGCGCCGCGATGATATCCGCCGGATGCCAATCTGGGTTCCTTGAATTCATGTTTACATTCCTTTTCTGATTAGCCAAAGTTGCGTTAGTGGTATAACTAACGGGTCAAGGTTAGGCGTTTGAACAACATGAAACGCTTATTCGGAAATCAGAATACCATTAAATTTCTTAAAAAATACCCAAGTAATTTCTAAAAAATGACATTGCCCACTATTGCCCAGAGATGATGGCTATGAAAAACGAGTGGTTTGCCGCCAAGGAGCTGACAGGCATCGCAGGATTACCTTCCTCACCACAGGGAATCAATCTGATGGCCCGGCGCGAAGGCTGGATCAGCCGCAGGCGTAAAGGCGTGCAGGGAAAAGCGTTGGAGTACCATATCGACAGCCTGCCTTCAGATGCGCGTAACCTGCTGGTGCTGAAGGAAGACGGGGCGACATATGACGTAGAGCGGCAGGATCCGTTGGCGGTCTGGATCGAGTATTACTACCATTTGACGGAGAGCGAGCGCGCGAAAATGCTGGCTTTCCTGATGCGGGAAGGGATCGGTGGCCTGCTGGCGCGCATCGACGAAGAGAGCAATACGTAGGTAGGCAGGCCCGCGAGCGCGGGCCTGATGAATATATTAAGAAATTTTTGTTTCTTAAAAGTCGCGTTGTACCGCCAGATGGGCCAAGCCTTCCAGCGCCGTACGGTGCTCCGATGCCGGCAATACCTGCAGCGCAGCGATCGCTTTGTCGGCTTCTTCTTCGGCGCGTTTGCGGGTGTATTCCAGCGAACCGCATTGCTGCATCGCCTGCAGTACCGGCTCTAACAGATGACGGCCGTTGCCCTGCTCAATCGCGCCACGGATCATGTCACGCTGCGCGTCGTCGCCGTTGTGCATCGCGTGCAGCAGCGGCAGGGTCGGTTTCCCTTCGTTCAGATCGTCACCGGTGTTTTTACCCAGGGTGCTGCCGTCGGCGCTGTAGTCGAGCAGATCGTCGATCAGCTGGAAAGCGGTGCCGAGGTAGCGGCCATAGTCTTGCAGCGCCTGTTCTTGCTCGGCGTTGGCACCGGACAGGATAGCCGACGATTGCGCCGCCGCTTCAAACAGACGGGCAGTTTTGCTGTAGATCACCCGCATATAGCTTTCTTCGCTGATGTCGGGATCGTGCACGTTCATCAACTGCAGCACTTCACCTTCGGCGATGACGTTGACCGCCTCCGACATTAGCGCCAGTACGCGCAGGGATTCCAGGCTGGTCATCATCTGGAAAGCGCGGGTATAGATAAAGTCGCCCACCAGCACGCTGGCGGCGTTGCCGAACGCCGCGTTGGCGGTGGCTTTGCCGCGGCGCATGTCCGATTCGTCGACGACGTCATCATGCAGCAGCGTGGCGGTATGAATGAATTCGATCAGGGCGGCGACGGTGACGTGCTTGTTCCCTTCATAGCCCAACGCCCGCGCCGCCAGGACGGCGATCATCGGCCGGATGCGCTTACCGCCACCGCTGATAATGTAATAGCCAAGCTGATTGATGAGCGTGACATCGGAATTCAGCTGTTCGAGAATTGTTGCGTTCACGGCCGCCATATCTTGCGCGGTTAACTCGGTAATTTGCTCTAGGTTCATTGTGTTTTTTTCAGCTGTGTTTCTCTTCACCGCGTTGAGATCGCTGCTCACATCGGTACATGGCGGTAACTGTCCCTATGATTGTACTTGAAAAACGGTTCAGATAAACGCCACGAAAGAAACTGTGCTTTTTTTCTTCTTTTTTCTACTTCTGGTCTTATTCTGCTCTTGTCATGCGCCGCTTTTTTGCGTAGAATTCGCGCCCTATTGTGAATATTTATAGCGCGCTCTGAACTAACACAGTCGGGCACGCGGAAAGCGGAGTTTTATATGTACGCGGTTTTCCAAAGTGGTGGTAAACAACACCGAGTAAGCGAAGGTCAGACCGTTCGCTTGGAAAAGCTGGACATCGCAACTGGTGAAGCGGTTGAGTTTGACCAGATTCTGATGATCGCTAATGGCGAAGATATCAAAATCGGCGTTCCTTTCGTCGATGGCGGCAAGATCAAAGCTGAAGTCGTTGCTCACGGTCGTGGCGAGAAAATTAAGATTGTTAAGTTTCGTCGTCGTAAGCACCACCGTAAGCAGCAGGGCCACCGTCAGTGGTTCACTGACGTTAAAATCACCGGCATCAGCGCTTAAGTTAGGAGAGCGGATTAATGGCACACAAAAAGGCTGGCGGCTCGACTCGTAACGGTCGCGATTCAGAAGCTAAACGTCTGGGCGTAAAACGCTTTGGCGGCGAAGCAGTACTGGCAGGCAGCATCATCGTTCGTCAGCGCGGCACCAAATTCCACGCTGGTACCAACGTGGGTTGCGGCAAAGACCACACTCTGTTTGCTTTGAAAGACGGTAAAGTCAAATTCGAAGTTAAAGGCCCGAGCAATCGTAAATTCATCAGCATCGAAGCTGAATAATTTTTCGAGCCTTACGAAATAGATGTAAGCCCCGCAATTCGTTGCGGGGCTTTTTACATTTATGGGCTGCCTGGCAGGCCCGTCAGCGTTGGCAAAGGTGATATGGATACGAAACAGCAGGTCGGCGTTGGCATTTCCCTGGCGTTAACCACGGCGGTTTGTTGGGGCGCGTTGCCGATCGCGATGAAAGAAGTATTGGCGGTGATGGAGCCGTTTACCATCGTCTGGTATCGCTTTACCATAGCCGCCATCGGTTTGGGCGTGATCCTTGCGGTACGCGGCAAGCTGCCGCCGCTGACGATGTTCCGCCAGCCGCGCTGGCTGCTGCTGTTGGCGATCGCCACGGCAGGGCTGCTGGGCAACTTTGTGTTCTTCAGCTCCTCGCTGCAATACCTGAGCCCGACAGCGTCGCAGGTGATTGGCCAGCTGTCGCCGGTGGGCATGATGTTCGCCAGCGTGCTGATTTTAAAAGAACGCATGCGCATTACCCAGGTCATTGGTGCCTTGATGCTGATTTGCGGACTGATGCTGTTTTTCAACGTCAGCCTGATTGAGATCTTCACCCGGCTGACGGACTACACGCTGGGCGTCATGCTGGGTGTGTGTGCGGCGATGGTCTGGGTGAGCTACGGCGTGGCGCAAAAGGTGTTGCTGCGCCGACTGGCCTCGCCGCAGATCCTGGTTATGTTGTACACTTTATGTGCGATAGCGTTGTTCCCTCTGGCCAAACCCGAGGTGATTTTCCAGCTTAGTGGCTGGCAATTGGCGTGCCTGCTGTTTTGCGGCGCCAACACGCTGATCGGCTACGGTGCGTTGGCAGAGGCGATGGCGCGCTGGCAGGCGGCGCAGGTGAGCGCGTTGGTGACGCTGACCCCGCTGTTTACCCTGCTGTTTTCAGATTTATTGGCGTTGGCCTGGCCCCAGGCATTCGCCGCACCGACGTTGAATATCGTCGGTTATGTTGGCGCGTTTGTGGTTGTGGCGGGCGCTATGTTTTCCGCAATTGGTCACCGGTGGTGGCCGCGACGGGCAGAACCCCCCCAGGTTGCTCCTTTGAAGCAGCCCGGTGAATGATTTACGGAGACGGTAAATGAAGTTTGTAGATGAAGCAGCGATTCTGGTCGTTGCAGGCGACGGCGGCAACGGATGCGTCAGCTTCCGCCGCGAAAAATATATCCCGAACGGTGGGCCTGACGGCGGTGACGGCGGCGATGGCGGCGACGTTTACCTGTTGGCGGACGAGAACCTCAACACTCTGATCGACTACCGTTTTGAGAAGTCTTTCCGCGCCGAGCGCGGCCAGAATGGTCAGAGCCGCGACTGTACCGGTAAACGTGGTAAAGACGTCATCATCAAGGTGCCGGTCGGTACGCGTGTGAAGGATCAGGGCACCGGCGAGATCCTCGGCGACATGACCCGCCACGAGCAAAAGCTGATGGTCGCCAAGGGCGGCTGGCACGGTTTGGGCAACACTCGTTTCAAATCTTCGGTCAACCGTGCGCCGCGTCAGAAGACGCTGGGTACCGCCGGCGAAGCGCGCGACCTGCTGCTGGAACTGTTGCTGTTGGCTGACGTGGGTATGCTGGGGCTGCCGAACGCCGGTAAATCGACCTTCATTCGTGCGGTGTCCGCCGCCAAGCCGAAGGTGGCCGATTATCCGTTTACCACGCTGGTGCCGAGCCTTGGCGTGGTGCGCATGGACCACGAACAGAGCTTTGTGGTCGCCGACATTCCGGGGCTGATCGAGGGCGCATCCGAAGGCGCGGGCCTGGGCATTCGCTTCCTGAAACACCTGGAACGTTGCCGCGTGCTGCTGCACCTGGTGGATATCGCGCCGATCGACGAATCCGATCCGGTGGAAAACGCCAAGGTCATCATCAACGAGTTGAATCAATACAGCGAAAATCTGGCGCAGAAGCCACGCTGGCTGGTGTTCAACAAAATTGATGTGATTGGTGAGGAAGAAGCCGCCGAGCGCGCCAAGGCGATTGTGGAAGGCATGGGCTGGGAAGGGAAGTACTACATGATCTCCGCCGCCAACCGCGAGGGCGTCAACGCACTGTGCTGGGACGTGATGAACTTTATCAATACCCAGCCGAAAGCGATGGCGATCGAAGAAAGTGCGCCGGAAAAAGTCGAATTCATGTGGGATGACTACCACCGCGAGCAAATCGCGGAAGTGGAAGCCGAAGCGGAAGATGACTGGGATGACGACTGGGATGAAGACGACGACGAAGGCGTCGAAATCATCTACCAGAAGTAATTCGGTGATAAAGGGCTCAGCAACGCTGGGCCCTTATTATTTGAGCGCCTTTTCCGGCAGCCAGCACTGGGCGTTCAAGCCGCGGGCATCGCGGCGGTTTTCCAGCGTCAAACGCCCCTGGTGCAGTTGCACGATGCGGATCACGATATTCAAGCCCAGTCCGCTGCCGCCGTAGCGTTGATCCATGCGGCGAAATGCCTGCGTCAGCTCCCCGACCATCTCTTCCTTGATCCCCGGGCCATCGTCGATGACCTGCAGCAGATAGCCGTTGTCCTGCGGCGTTAACCGCACCTGTATCGCGCTGCCTTCCGGGCCGTAACGGTGGGCATTTTCGACCAGGTTGCGCAGCAGCAGCCGCAGCAGCACCGGATCGCCGTTCACTGCGGCGGTGCTCGGCAATCGCCAATCCAGCGTCTGCGCGCGTTGGGCGGTCATTTCGCCGAGTTCTTCCTGCAGTGGCTGAATCACATCGGCCACCCAATCGAAATGCTGATAATGGCCGCTGGCGAAGTCTTGCCCGGCGCGCGACAGCATCAGCAGTTGCTCAACGGTGTGCATCAACTGATCGATGCGGGCGATCAGCGCCTGGCTGCCCTTGACGCCCTGTTTTTCCATCAGTTCCAGATGCAGGCGAATGCCGGCCAGCGGCGTGCGCAGCTCGTGGGCAGCGTCGGCGGTGAACAGGCGTTCCTGCTGAATGGTGTTGTCCAGCCGTGAGAACAGCTGATTGAGCGCATTGGTGACCGCCACCATCTCCAGGCTGTCGCTGTTGATCGGCAGCGGCGTCAGGTTATCGGCAGAGCGTTTTTCCAGCCGCTGCTGCAATTGGTTGAGCGGGCGGGTGATCCAGCTGATGGCCCAGAACGACGCCAGCAGCGTGACGATCATCATGATCAGCGAAGGCGCCAACAGCGACGCGATGGCCTCGGCGATCTCGGTATCGACGCGCTCGCTGCGCACTTTGGCGGACAAGGTCTCGTCTACGAGAAAGCTGATCTGTTCCTGGCTTTCGTGCCACAGCCAGAAGGCGCTGATGAGTTGCGTGACCAGCAGGATCAGCGCCAGCATCAGCAACAGGCGGCGGCGCATGCTAATCATGACGAAGGTTCCAGACGGTAGCCGATGCCGCGCACGGTACGGATGCGATCCTTGCCCAGCTTGCGACGCAGGTTGTGGATGTGTACTTCCAGCGTGTTGGAGCCCAAGTCGTCCTGCCAGGTGTAGAGATCTTGCTGCAGGAGTTCGCGGTTGACCGTTTGTCCGGCACGCATGATCAGACGCGCCAGAATGGCGAACTCTTTCGGCGTGACCTCCACCGGCTGCTGTTGCAGGTAGACCTGCTGGCTGGAGAGGTTCAACTGCAGGTCATCCACCTGCATCAGATTGTCGCTGTGGCCCTGGTAGCGTCGCAGGAGAGCGCGCACGCGTGCCTGCAGCTCGACCAGCGCGAAGGGTTTGACCAGGTAGTCGTCGGCGCCGGCGTCCAGCCCGTCGACGCGATCTTCCAGGGCGTCGCGGGCGGTCAGGATAAGCACCGGCAGATCGATCTGCTGGCGACGCCACTGCCGCAACAGCGCGGCGCCGTCCATGTCCGGCAGGCCGAGATCCAGGATCACCATGCTGTATTGGCTGGTGATGAGCAGGCTGTTGGCCTCCGCCGCCGTGGCGGCGCAGTCGCAGACGTAGCCTTCGCCGGTCAGCGCCAGCGCCAGCCCCTGTTGCAGCAGTTCATCATCTTCAACGACCAGCAGCTTCATGACGATCCTCAGTTGTTTTGGTAAATATCCCGATACAGGCGGCTTTCGAAGCGTACCAGCGGTGCGCGGCGCTGTTTCTGATCTTCCGGCGGCACGGCGTAGCCGGAGAGGTACTGCACGAAGGCCATGCGTTGGCCGCTGGCGGTGGTGATGAAGCCCGCCAGGTTGTACACGCCCTGCAGCGCGCCGGTCTTGGCCGACACTTTGCCGTCGACGCCGGCTTCGTGCAGGCCGCCGCGGTAGCGCAGGGTGCCGTCATAGCCGGACAGCGGCAGCATCGAGATGAAATTCAGCTCGTTGTCGTGCTGTGCGATGTACTGCAGCGCCTGCATCATGGTCGCCGGCGCCAGCAGGTTATGGCGTGACAGGCCGGAGCCGTCGGCGATGATGGTATTGCCCAGAT
The sequence above is drawn from the Serratia sp. FDAARGOS_506 genome and encodes:
- the argR gene encoding transcriptional regulator ArgR, whose product is MRNPAKQEDLIKTFKALLKEEKFSSQGEIVLALQEEGFENINQSKVSRMLTKFGAVRTRNAKMEMVYCLPAELGVPTTTSPLKNLVLDVDHNDAVVVIHTSPGAAQLIARLLDSLGKSQGILGTIAGDDTIFVTPSSGFTAQKLHEAILGVFEQEL
- the mdh gene encoding malate dehydrogenase; protein product: MKVAVLGAAGGIGQALALLLKTQLPSGSELSLYDIAPVTPGVAVDLSHIPTAVKIKGFSGEDATPALHGADVVLISAGVARKPGMDRSDLFNVNAGIVRNLIEQVAKTCPKACIGIITNPVNTTVAIAAEVLKKAGVYDKNKLFGVTSLDIIRSNTFVAELKGKQPEELNVPVIGGHSGVTILPLLSQIPGVSFTEQEVADLTKRIQNAGTEVVEAKAGGGSATLSMGQAAARFGLSLVRALQGEKGVVECAYVEGDGKYARFFAQPLVLGKNGVEERKDIGTLSAFEQKALDEMLDVLHKDIELGEKFINN
- a CDS encoding helix-turn-helix transcriptional regulator, coding for MNSRNPDWHPADIIAALRKQGTTLAAVSRKAGLSSSTLANALSRPWPKGEWLIAEAIGIHPSEIWPSRYYDPHNDCLLDRKARIKS
- a CDS encoding DNA-binding protein, with protein sequence MKNEWFAAKELTGIAGLPSSPQGINLMARREGWISRRRKGVQGKALEYHIDSLPSDARNLLVLKEDGATYDVERQDPLAVWIEYYYHLTESERAKMLAFLMREGIGGLLARIDEESNT
- the ispB gene encoding octaprenyl diphosphate synthase, producing MNLEQITELTAQDMAAVNATILEQLNSDVTLINQLGYYIISGGGKRIRPMIAVLAARALGYEGNKHVTVAALIEFIHTATLLHDDVVDESDMRRGKATANAAFGNAASVLVGDFIYTRAFQMMTSLESLRVLALMSEAVNVIAEGEVLQLMNVHDPDISEESYMRVIYSKTARLFEAAAQSSAILSGANAEQEQALQDYGRYLGTAFQLIDDLLDYSADGSTLGKNTGDDLNEGKPTLPLLHAMHNGDDAQRDMIRGAIEQGNGRHLLEPVLQAMQQCGSLEYTRKRAEEEADKAIAALQVLPASEHRTALEGLAHLAVQRDF
- the rplU gene encoding 50S ribosomal protein L21 yields the protein MYAVFQSGGKQHRVSEGQTVRLEKLDIATGEAVEFDQILMIANGEDIKIGVPFVDGGKIKAEVVAHGRGEKIKIVKFRRRKHHRKQQGHRQWFTDVKITGISA
- the rpmA gene encoding 50S ribosomal protein L27, with the translated sequence MAHKKAGGSTRNGRDSEAKRLGVKRFGGEAVLAGSIIVRQRGTKFHAGTNVGCGKDHTLFALKDGKVKFEVKGPSNRKFISIEAE
- a CDS encoding DMT family transporter, which produces MDTKQQVGVGISLALTTAVCWGALPIAMKEVLAVMEPFTIVWYRFTIAAIGLGVILAVRGKLPPLTMFRQPRWLLLLAIATAGLLGNFVFFSSSLQYLSPTASQVIGQLSPVGMMFASVLILKERMRITQVIGALMLICGLMLFFNVSLIEIFTRLTDYTLGVMLGVCAAMVWVSYGVAQKVLLRRLASPQILVMLYTLCAIALFPLAKPEVIFQLSGWQLACLLFCGANTLIGYGALAEAMARWQAAQVSALVTLTPLFTLLFSDLLALAWPQAFAAPTLNIVGYVGAFVVVAGAMFSAIGHRWWPRRAEPPQVAPLKQPGE
- the cgtA gene encoding Obg family GTPase CgtA → MKFVDEAAILVVAGDGGNGCVSFRREKYIPNGGPDGGDGGDGGDVYLLADENLNTLIDYRFEKSFRAERGQNGQSRDCTGKRGKDVIIKVPVGTRVKDQGTGEILGDMTRHEQKLMVAKGGWHGLGNTRFKSSVNRAPRQKTLGTAGEARDLLLELLLLADVGMLGLPNAGKSTFIRAVSAAKPKVADYPFTTLVPSLGVVRMDHEQSFVVADIPGLIEGASEGAGLGIRFLKHLERCRVLLHLVDIAPIDESDPVENAKVIINELNQYSENLAQKPRWLVFNKIDVIGEEEAAERAKAIVEGMGWEGKYYMISAANREGVNALCWDVMNFINTQPKAMAIEESAPEKVEFMWDDYHREQIAEVEAEAEDDWDDDWDEDDDEGVEIIYQK
- the pmrB gene encoding two-component system sensor histidine kinase PmrB; this encodes MISMRRRLLLMLALILLVTQLISAFWLWHESQEQISFLVDETLSAKVRSERVDTEIAEAIASLLAPSLIMMIVTLLASFWAISWITRPLNQLQQRLEKRSADNLTPLPINSDSLEMVAVTNALNQLFSRLDNTIQQERLFTADAAHELRTPLAGIRLHLELMEKQGVKGSQALIARIDQLMHTVEQLLMLSRAGQDFASGHYQHFDWVADVIQPLQEELGEMTAQRAQTLDWRLPSTAAVNGDPVLLRLLLRNLVENAHRYGPEGSAIQVRLTPQDNGYLLQVIDDGPGIKEEMVGELTQAFRRMDQRYGGSGLGLNIVIRIVQLHQGRLTLENRRDARGLNAQCWLPEKALK
- the pmrA gene encoding two-component system response regulator PmrA → MKLLVVEDDELLQQGLALALTGEGYVCDCAATAAEANSLLITSQYSMVILDLGLPDMDGAALLRQWRRQQIDLPVLILTARDALEDRVDGLDAGADDYLVKPFALVELQARVRALLRRYQGHSDNLMQVDDLQLNLSSQQVYLQQQPVEVTPKEFAILARLIMRAGQTVNRELLQQDLYTWQDDLGSNTLEVHIHNLRRKLGKDRIRTVRGIGYRLEPSS